TTGTCCTGCCTTGAGGCCCTGCGGTTTCTCTGGCCCGTAAGGGCGCGACATAGATTTCCTCACAACAAGGACGTTGGAGACGGTACCCCTGGCGCGCTGTGTTGCTTGGCGCAGCCGTCAGGCATCTCGATATCTGCGCGCATGTGTCCGCCGCCTGGAGCGAGCGGGAAAACAGGAGAGGACAACGTCCATGCAGCCATCCGTTGCACGATCTTCCTACCGGCGAGTGCCCCTGCTCATCGCCGCGATGACGGTGTTTGCGCTAGGGATCGGCGCCCTGGCTCTGCGCTACATCGAAACGCGCCTCGTGGCGGCGACTGGCCAGAGCTTAGCTTTGGCCGCGACCGATATTGCAGACAAACTCGATCAGGTCCTGTTCGAGCGGTATGCCGATGTCCAGGTCGCGGCCGCGGCTGTTGCTCCGCATATGCAAGATCCGACAACGCTGGCGCTGCACCTCAACAGGATGAAGGAATTGCATCTGGTGTATCGGTGGATCGGTGTCGCTGATCGCCGAGGCCGGTTGGTGGCGGCCACCAACCCGGCCGATGTGGGCCTCGACCGGAGCGCAGAGCGTTGGTTTCAGGCGGTCCGTGACGGCAAGGCCGTCTTCATGCAGGATGTGCAGCAAACCGGGGAGGACAGCAGAAGCCCGAGCGTGGGATTCTCGGCCCCTATTGTCGACTCAAGGGGACAGTGGCTCGGCGTGATGAGCGTGCGTGTCGGGCTTTCCGAATTGGAGGAAGTGTTCGCTCGGACGGTCACCGATTTCCAGTCTCAGCGAGGCGGGGTCGGCAAGGTCGAATGGCAGTTCATCAGCCGCGACGGCACGGTGATCGCCGATTCTCTGCTGCGGGAGGAAGGACGGGTCAATCTGAGACGGGAAGGCCTGTCGTCCGCATTGTTGAGTCAAGCGACCGGGTCCGGCTATGTCGAGGAGGAGCACCTGCGCCGGCATGTGCCGGTCGTGACCGGCTTTGCGCGGACCGACGGACACGGAGAATTTCCCGGCTTTCGGTGGGGGATTTTGGTGCGAGCGGACCGGGCCGACATTCTGGCCCCGATCCGGTCCGTCCTCTTGAAATTGGGGTTGGGCGGGGCCGTGGTGTGGCTGCCGATGCTCGGGTTTCTGATCTGGATGACCGGGCGCCTGCGGGCCGAATGGAGCACGGCGGAAGAACGGGGGCAGCGGCTCGCTACGATCCTGGCCAGCATCGGCGACGCGGTGGTCGTGACCGATGCGCAAGGCCTGGTGGTCTTCATGAATCCCGTGGCGCAGGGGCTGACCGGGTGGAGTCAGGAGGAGGCGTCGGGGAAGAATCTGGACACGGTCTTCGTCATCGTCAATGAATCCACCAGGCATCCGGTCGAGAGTCCCGTCACCAAAGTGCTCCGCGAAGGGACGATCGTGGGGCTTGCGAACCACACCGTGCTGATCGCCAAGCATGGGGCGGAACATCCGATTGACGACAGCGGGGCGCCGATCCGCAATGCCGACGGGACGATCACCGGCGTAGTGCTGGTGTTCCGCGATGTGACCCAGCGGAAGCAAGCGGAGACGCTGGTGCGGCAGCGGACCGAGGCGCTGTTGAAGCTGGTGGAGGTCGCGCAGCGCGTGACCATCACAACGGACCGACGCCGACTCTTGCGCGTGGTCGTGGAATCCGCGGCGCAGTTGACCGCGGCCCGGTACGGCGCGCTCGGCGTCTTCGGCGAGGGCGGCGTAGGCCTCGACGACTTCCTCACGGTGGGAATGGACGAGGCCACCGAGCGGGCGATCGGCGGGCGTCCCGAGGGGCGCGGCCTCTTGGGCGCGTTGGCGGACGTGGAGGGCCCCATCCGGCTCCGCGATCTCACGCAGCATCATGCCTTCAGCGGGTTTCCTCCGCACCACCCGTCCATGCGGTCGTTCTTGGGCGTCCCGATCCGCGCCCACGGCCGGCTGTTCGGGAGCCTCTATCTGACGGAGAAGCAGGGGGCGGCCGAGTTCACGGAGATCGACGCCGAAGTGGTCGGCGCACTGGCGGCCATGGCCGGCGCCGCGATCGAAGAAGCGGCGCTTGTCGATCAGATCCGCGAATCCGGTCTGCGGTTCCGCTCGGTGGCGGAGTCGGCCGCCGATGCGGTCATCATCGCGGACGGGGAGGGGTGCATTCTCTCATGGACCCCGGCGGCGCAGCGCCTCTTCGATTATGCCGAGGAGGAGGTGGTCGGACGTCCCCTGACGATCCTGATGCCGGAACGCTACCGGGAGCCCCACCGTCGGGGGCTGGAGCGCATGCGGGCGGTCGGCGAATCGCGCCTGATCGGGACTACCTTGGAGGCCTATGGATTGCGGAAAGACGGCCGGGAGTTTCCCCTGGAATGTTCGCTGGGCATGTGGACCGCCGGCTCGAAGACCTTCTTCAGCGGCATTCTCCGTGACGTGACCGAGCGCAAGCGCGGGGAGCGCTGCCTGGCCGCCCAGTACGAAGTGACGCGGGCTCTTGCCGAGTCCCCCACCCTGAATGAGGCAGGCACGCAGGTCCTGCAGGCGATCGGCGAGAGCTTGGGCTGGGATATGGGGGCGTTCTGGATCGTGGACTCGCGCGCCAACGTGTTGCGCTGCCTGGACATCTGGCGTGGAGCCTCCACGAGACGGGGAGAATTCGAGACGGTCACCAGCCAGATGACCTTCGCGCCGGGAGTGGGGCTGCCCGGCCGGGTCTGGGCGAGCGGGGAACCGGTCTGGACTCTGGACGTTACCAGGGACGACAACTTTCCCCGAGCGCCGATTGCGAAACAAGAGGGGGTGCACGGGGCCTTCGGCTTTCCGATCCGGCATGGCGATATGATCCTGGGGGTGCTGGAGTTCTTCAGTCAGGAGGTCCGGCACCCGGACGAGGCCTTGCTGAACATGATGCAGGACGTGGGGCTCAAGATCGGCCAATCCGTCGAGCGGATGCGCTTGGAAGAACAGCTCCGCCACTCGCAAAAGATGGATGCCGTGGGGCGTCTGGCGGGCGGCGTGGCCCACGACTTCAACAACCTCTTGACCGTGATCAACGGGTGCAGTTCGTTTCTGCTGCGCCGCCTGAGTCCGGACGATCCGCTGCGGCGCTATCCGCAGGAGATCCAGCGGGCCAGCGAACGGGCCGCTTCCTTGACCTACCAATTGCTGGCGTTCAGCCGGCGGCAGATGCTGGAGCCCAAAGTGCTGAACCTGAACGAGAGCGTGTCCGCCATGGACTCCATGCTCCGCCGGTTGCTCGGCGAACAGATCAACCTGGTGACCGTCCTCGGCGCGGGCGTGGGCCGCGTGAAGGCCGATCCAGGGCAGGTCGATCAGGTGATCATGAATTTGGCCGTCAATGCGCGCGACGCGATGCCGGAGGGCGGCAAGTTGACCATCGAAACGGCCAACGTCGAACTGGACCAAGCCTATGCGAGTCGGCACATGGCTGTGGAACCGGGCCCCTATGTGATGCTGGCGATCAGCGATACGGGACACGGGATGGACGAAACGACCCAGGCGCGTCTCTTCGAACCCTTCTTCACGACCAAGGAAAAGGGGAAGGGCACCGGGTTGGGGCTGTCCACCATCTATGGGATCATCAAGCAAAGCGGCGGGACGGTCTGGATCTACAGCGAGGTGGAGCGGGGGACGACATTCAAGGTGTACCTGCCCCGGGTCATGGACATTATGGAGCGGTCCCCGCTTGCCGCGGCCGCTCATGCGGCATCGGTCGGTGGCGCGGAGTTGATCCTGTTGGTCGAGGACGAGGCGTCGGTCCGCGCCTTGGCGCGTGAGGCGTTGGAGGAGGCGGGTTTCCAGGTGCTGGAGGCCCGCCACGGATCCGAGGCGTTAGTGGTCAGCCACCAGCACCAAGGGCCGATCCATCTGTTGCTCACGGATGTGGTGATGCCGGAAATGAGCGGGCGGGTGCTGGCGGATCGGCTGGCGCCGCAGCGCCCGGCGCTGAAAGTCCTCTACATGTCGGGCTACACGGACAACGCCATTGTCCATCAAGGCGTGCTCGACCCGGGGACGAACTTTTTGCACAAACCCTTTTCGCCGGAAACGCTGGTGCGCAAGGTGCGTGAGGTGCTGGACGCGCCGCCGCAGCCGTGAGTCGTACAGGGTAAGGTGTGAAGGGGGGGCGGGGCGAGGAGCGGCGAGATCGTTTCCTCACGTGTCACGCCTCATGCTTCACGTCCGGTTACGGGAACAGCACCACTTTGCCGCATTGCCCCGACTGGATCAGGTCGAACCCTTGCGCGAAGTCGGCCAGCGGCAGTCGATGTGTGATCACCGGCCGGATGTTCAGCCCCGCCTTGAACAGCCCGGCTAACCGATACCAGGTGTTGAACAGCCGCCGGCCGGTCACGCCGTAGACGCGAATCCCTTTGAAAATGATCTCGTTGGGCAGGTCGAAACAGACCGGTCCGGTGGGAATGCCGAAGAGGGTCACGCGGCCTCCGTTTTTCACGGATCGGAACGCCTGGTGCAACGCGCCCGGATCGCCGGACATCTCGAGCGCACAGTCCACCCCATCCCCGCCCGTGAGGTCCAGCATCGCGCCGGCGATGACTTCGGGCCGGTCGGTCCTCGCATTCAGCACATGGTCGGCTCCCACCTGCTTGGCGAGCCCCAGCCGGTATTCGCTGATATCGGTCGCGATGATCGTGGCGGCGCCGGAGACGCGGGCCACGGCCGTGGCGAACAGACCGGTGGGGCCGCATCCGCTGATCAGGACCGTACGGCCGGACAAGTCCTCGACCAGGGCCGCATAGACCGCATTCCCCAGGGGCTCCTGCACGCAGGCCAATTCCGGGGGAATGTCCGGGGAGGTTTTCCAGAGGACCCGTTCGGGGAGCACGACATACTCCGCATAGGAGCCGTCCACATCGATGCCCAGCAGGCGGTAGATCCGGCACACATGGGCCTGGCCGGTCCGGCACTGGAAGCATTGGCCGCAGGTGATGTGGGATTCGGCCGCGACATAGTCTCCGACGCGGACCGACGAGACGCCGGCGCCCAGCTCCACCACCTCGCCGCAGACTTCGTGGCCGAGGATGCGGGGCGGGTGGATGCGCCCCCGCGCCCATTCATCCCAGCGGTAGACGTGCGCGTCGGTTCCGCAGAGGCTGGTGGCCTTCACCCGGATCAGCACCTCGGCCGGCCCGGGGCGGGGATCGGGAACCTCCATCAGAGTCAGGCCCGGCTCCGGCTTGGTTTTGACGAGCGCTTTCACGGTAAACTCCCGGGCTCATTATCGCACAGCCCTTCCATGCGTGCCATGCTCTTGACCCTCCGACCCAAGCCGGGTAGTCTGTCGCCTTTCCAGCGTTGACGGTGATCCTAGCAAGGCAAGGAGGAATCCATGAGGCGCAGGCGACGAAACAAGGCCGGCTGGCAGGCGGCCCTGGGGCTGATGCTGGGCCTGGTGCTCGGGCTGGGGCAGTCGGCTCTGGCCGAGACGGCCCGGTACGACGTGGATCGGGACCATAGTGCGATCGAGTTTCGGGTGGCGCACATGGTGGTCTCCAAGACCACGGGGCGGTTCATGGACTACAGCGGGTTCATCGAGATGGACCCGGAGGCCCTTACGGTCAAGACGATCGACGCGACGATCAAGACGGCCTCGGTCAATACGAACCACGAGAAGCGGGATGCGCACCTGCGGGGACCAGACTTCTTCAACGCGGAGAAGTTTCCCACGATGACCTACAAGCTGAAGTCCTACCGCAAGACCGGCGAGGACTACCAGGCCGTGGGCGAGCTGACCTTGCTGGGCGTGACCAAGGAGATCACGCTGGTGGGGAAGTTCAATGGGGTGGCCAAGGACCCCTGGGGCAACACCCGCGCGGGCTTCACGGCGGAAGGCAAGCTGCACCGCAAGGAGTTCGGGATGAACTGGAGCAAGCAGCTGGATAACGGCGGGCTGGTCGTGGGTGATGAGGTCTTCATCAAGCTGGATATCGAATGTATCAAGGCGAAGTGACGGCGGTCGGCTGAGCCCCTGCTCCCGCACCTCTTGCGGTACCCACTCGGCGGCGGTTTGAATCGGAGTCCCGGTCGTCTCACCGGCTCGAAGGGTGCCGGCACAGTCAGAGATAGAATGGCCTCCCTTGCTATGGTAAGGTCTGTTGTGATGACGCGCACGCTTGTTTTGATCGTTCTCGTGGCTTCCTGGGTCACGAGCGAAGCGCCTGCTCTGGCCCTGGAATTTACGGCGGACCAGTACACCAGGGTCAACGGCCATAGCCGGAAGGCGAACATCTACTACCGGGACAGCATGTGGCGGCTGGAGCATCATGAGCTGGGGCCGGTGAACGTCACGATCGTGCGCAAAGACAAACAGGTCATGTGGCTCCTGCTCTCGCGCATGAAGCATTTCAAGACGCTTCCGTATGATCCCGAACAGGCGCCCAAAGTCGCGGAGCGGCTGGAGGGAGAGATCGCGCGAGAAGAGATCGGAACGGAAACCCTGGACGGGCACCCCACGACCTTGTATCAAGTGACGGTCCGGCAGGGAAGCCAGGATGTCGCCTACTATCAATGGCTGGCCACCGATATCCGGTTTCCGTTGAAGCTGGCGCGGAAGGACGGCAGTTGGACCGTGGAATACAAGAACGTGAAGCTGCGCAAGGTGACGGATTATCTGTTTCAGTTGCCGGTGAATTTTCAGCCGCTGGAACAGTTCGATGAGCCGGTCAAGAAGGACGATGTGAAGCCGACGATGTGACGTGGTCGTGATTGTCAGGGAGGAATGGAAAGACGCTATCATGAACAAGAAGAGGGTTGCCATCATTGGATTGCTGGTCGCGATGCTCTGTGGGGGCGGGCTCGTCCGTGGGGAAGGGGTCGACGTGGCGGACATCACGGTCGAATGGACGCCGGCAGGCAAGGCCCTTGCCGCTGAGCGGGCAAAATTGCCGGCCAAGGATGAGATGGTATCGGTGCCGGAAGGCTGGTTTTTGATGGGCAGCAACAAAAAAGAGGACCGGTATGCCTATCTGACCGAGATGCCGCAACGCAAGGTGTTTCTGGATGCCTTCGACATTGACAAGTACGAAGTCACGACGGTGCAGTTCCTGAAATTCGTGCTGGCCATGGGCCGGTCGCCGTTGATCGATTGGCGTTACGATGGGGGCAATTTCCAGGACACCATGGCCAATCACCCGGTCATGCATGTCTCCTGGTTCGATGCCGAGGCCTATTGCAAATGGGCCGGGAAGCGGCTCCCCACCGAAGCCGAATGGGAGAAAGCGGCGCGGGGCGAAGATGGGCGGATCTATCCCTGGGGGAATCAGGCGGCCGGCTTGAGCCGCTCGAATTTCGGCCGGACGGGACTGTCCGGGCCGGTCCGGGATCGCCCGGAGCGGCTCTTGCTCTATCCGCCGATCATTTCGGTGGACAAGTATGATAATGGGGCCAGCCCCTACGGCGTCTTTCAAATGTCGGGCAACGTGGCTGAATGGGTGGCCGACTGGTACGACAAGGACTATTACAAGACGGCACCCGATCGAAATCCGAAAGGTCCGGAGAAGGGGACGCAGAAGAGTTTCCGTGGCGGAGGCTGGATCGACAGCACTCCCAGCGTGCGCGTGGCCCAGCGAAACGGGACAGATCCCAACACCAAGATGAATTGGCTGGGCTTCCGTTGCGCGAAATAGGATGCCGATAATGGCCCCCAACCTCGTTCTCGGTTGCTCGTCCCCCTCGACGGACGGCAAGGCTAGAGGCAAAGTGACTATCCGCTCGCATATGATCGAAGCGAGCGGCTCAAGCGAAGCTTGGTATGTACCTCCTCGGGGGTCGAACTGCCCTGCGGCCTTGTTGGTTGGCCATTTTGAGCATCCTCATGGAATCAACGCACCGTCTGTTGCGCAACCGGCGGGATTACGCTGACCGTTTCCGTGCAAGCAGCGCCTGGGCCCGTTCGCTGCTTTCTTTGACCAGGATGCCCATCTTGGGGTGGGAGGGTTCCACATCCACAGGCCATCCGTGAGCGCGCAGCCGCTCGCTGGCGGTGGGGCCGATGGACGCCACGACCATCCGGTCCAGAGCGTGCCGGAACAGCTGCGCGTGTCCCTCTTGCGTCAGCAGTTGCATCACATGCTCCACCTGTGCTGCGTTGGTGATCAGCAGCACGTCAACCTGGCCGGTTTGGATGCGCTGTAAGGCTTCCCGCAAAGGCCCGACATCCTCCGGCAGGGCCCAGCGATAGACCGGGACTCGCGTCACCTCAGCTCCCCGTTCCCGCAACCCCTGCAATAGCTCTCCGTTCGACACTCCGTATTCCTGGACCGCGATCCGGAGGCCGTGCAAGGGCCGGTCTGCATCGAGGGCGTGCAGCAGGTCTCGCCAGGTGTTCGGCTCCGGCACGGTGATCGTGGGCGTGAGCCCGAGGGCTTTGAGGGCAGCGACCGGTTTGGGACCTCTGGCCACCAGGCTGAGACGTGCGCAGGCGGCGAGAATCCGGTCCTGGGGGTAGCGGGTTTGCAGCACCTCGAACAATGTGTTGGTGCCGGCGCCGGTGAGCAGGATCACCATGTCGCAGGCGCCGGCGAGCAGCTGTTCGCCGAACGCGAGGGCTTCCGGATTGTGTTGCAACGGGATCTCCCGCAAGGCCGGTGCGATCAACGGCTGTCCGCCGTAGCGGCTGATCAAGCGGGACATCTCTTCGGCCATCCGGCTTTCGAAGGCCGCGACGCGCAGGCCGTTGAAGCCGGAGGGACCCATTACTTTGCCGGGGCGTCGGCCGCGCAGCGGAAGCCGGTCGATTCGTTGCGGATCAGCGGATCGCTTTTCACGCGCGTGAAGATCCGAACCAGCGGGGTCTCGACTTGCCAGCCGGAACTCCGGAGCACTTTGTGTGTTCCGCTCTCTGGACCATGGGGATTGCGCGGAGGGCTCTTTTCATAATAGGCGGGGTCATACCAGTCGGCGACCCATTCCCAGACATTTCCGGCCATATCGTAGGCGCCGAAGGGGCTCTTGCCGGCCTCGTAGCTGCCGACCGGCATGAGGGTCTTTTCCCCCTGCCAGCGCTGGTTGAAGTTCAGATGCTTGTGGGTGGGCTCGACGTTGCCCCAGGGAAAGCGGCTCGACTCGGTCCCGTGGGCTGCCTTCTCCCATTCGGCTTCGGTGGGGAGCCGCTTCCCGGCCCATTTGCAATAGGCCTCCGCGTCGTACCAGTCCACGTTGATC
This genomic stretch from Nitrospirota bacterium harbors:
- a CDS encoding uroporphyrinogen-III synthase, which codes for MSRLISRYGGQPLIAPALREIPLQHNPEALAFGEQLLAGACDMVILLTGAGTNTLFEVLQTRYPQDRILAACARLSLVARGPKPVAALKALGLTPTITVPEPNTWRDLLHALDADRPLHGLRIAVQEYGVSNGELLQGLRERGAEVTRVPVYRWALPEDVGPLREALQRIQTGQVDVLLITNAAQVEHVMQLLTQEGHAQLFRHALDRMVVASIGPTASERLRAHGWPVDVEPSHPKMGILVKESSERAQALLARKRSA
- a CDS encoding PAS domain S-box protein → MQPSVARSSYRRVPLLIAAMTVFALGIGALALRYIETRLVAATGQSLALAATDIADKLDQVLFERYADVQVAAAAVAPHMQDPTTLALHLNRMKELHLVYRWIGVADRRGRLVAATNPADVGLDRSAERWFQAVRDGKAVFMQDVQQTGEDSRSPSVGFSAPIVDSRGQWLGVMSVRVGLSELEEVFARTVTDFQSQRGGVGKVEWQFISRDGTVIADSLLREEGRVNLRREGLSSALLSQATGSGYVEEEHLRRHVPVVTGFARTDGHGEFPGFRWGILVRADRADILAPIRSVLLKLGLGGAVVWLPMLGFLIWMTGRLRAEWSTAEERGQRLATILASIGDAVVVTDAQGLVVFMNPVAQGLTGWSQEEASGKNLDTVFVIVNESTRHPVESPVTKVLREGTIVGLANHTVLIAKHGAEHPIDDSGAPIRNADGTITGVVLVFRDVTQRKQAETLVRQRTEALLKLVEVAQRVTITTDRRRLLRVVVESAAQLTAARYGALGVFGEGGVGLDDFLTVGMDEATERAIGGRPEGRGLLGALADVEGPIRLRDLTQHHAFSGFPPHHPSMRSFLGVPIRAHGRLFGSLYLTEKQGAAEFTEIDAEVVGALAAMAGAAIEEAALVDQIRESGLRFRSVAESAADAVIIADGEGCILSWTPAAQRLFDYAEEEVVGRPLTILMPERYREPHRRGLERMRAVGESRLIGTTLEAYGLRKDGREFPLECSLGMWTAGSKTFFSGILRDVTERKRGERCLAAQYEVTRALAESPTLNEAGTQVLQAIGESLGWDMGAFWIVDSRANVLRCLDIWRGASTRRGEFETVTSQMTFAPGVGLPGRVWASGEPVWTLDVTRDDNFPRAPIAKQEGVHGAFGFPIRHGDMILGVLEFFSQEVRHPDEALLNMMQDVGLKIGQSVERMRLEEQLRHSQKMDAVGRLAGGVAHDFNNLLTVINGCSSFLLRRLSPDDPLRRYPQEIQRASERAASLTYQLLAFSRRQMLEPKVLNLNESVSAMDSMLRRLLGEQINLVTVLGAGVGRVKADPGQVDQVIMNLAVNARDAMPEGGKLTIETANVELDQAYASRHMAVEPGPYVMLAISDTGHGMDETTQARLFEPFFTTKEKGKGTGLGLSTIYGIIKQSGGTVWIYSEVERGTTFKVYLPRVMDIMERSPLAAAAHAASVGGAELILLVEDEASVRALAREALEEAGFQVLEARHGSEALVVSHQHQGPIHLLLTDVVMPEMSGRVLADRLAPQRPALKVLYMSGYTDNAIVHQGVLDPGTNFLHKPFSPETLVRKVREVLDAPPQP
- a CDS encoding L-threonine 3-dehydrogenase is translated as MKALVKTKPEPGLTLMEVPDPRPGPAEVLIRVKATSLCGTDAHVYRWDEWARGRIHPPRILGHEVCGEVVELGAGVSSVRVGDYVAAESHITCGQCFQCRTGQAHVCRIYRLLGIDVDGSYAEYVVLPERVLWKTSPDIPPELACVQEPLGNAVYAALVEDLSGRTVLISGCGPTGLFATAVARVSGAATIIATDISEYRLGLAKQVGADHVLNARTDRPEVIAGAMLDLTGGDGVDCALEMSGDPGALHQAFRSVKNGGRVTLFGIPTGPVCFDLPNEIIFKGIRVYGVTGRRLFNTWYRLAGLFKAGLNIRPVITHRLPLADFAQGFDLIQSGQCGKVVLFP
- a CDS encoding formylglycine-generating enzyme family protein, which codes for MLCGGGLVRGEGVDVADITVEWTPAGKALAAERAKLPAKDEMVSVPEGWFLMGSNKKEDRYAYLTEMPQRKVFLDAFDIDKYEVTTVQFLKFVLAMGRSPLIDWRYDGGNFQDTMANHPVMHVSWFDAEAYCKWAGKRLPTEAEWEKAARGEDGRIYPWGNQAAGLSRSNFGRTGLSGPVRDRPERLLLYPPIISVDKYDNGASPYGVFQMSGNVAEWVADWYDKDYYKTAPDRNPKGPEKGTQKSFRGGGWIDSTPSVRVAQRNGTDPNTKMNWLGFRCAK
- a CDS encoding polyisoprenoid-binding protein; protein product: MLGLVLGLGQSALAETARYDVDRDHSAIEFRVAHMVVSKTTGRFMDYSGFIEMDPEALTVKTIDATIKTASVNTNHEKRDAHLRGPDFFNAEKFPTMTYKLKSYRKTGEDYQAVGELTLLGVTKEITLVGKFNGVAKDPWGNTRAGFTAEGKLHRKEFGMNWSKQLDNGGLVVGDEVFIKLDIECIKAK